In Oncorhynchus kisutch isolate 150728-3 linkage group LG5, Okis_V2, whole genome shotgun sequence, a genomic segment contains:
- the LOC109891656 gene encoding docking protein 5-like isoform X1, producing MDLYFNDIVKQGYVYFRSKHLWIYRRFWLVLRRDSSKGPKRLERFSSEQAANCQCHHKVTDLTKIRNVTRPPRDKKKHAVVLTFNDDSPKAFACDSELDAKEWCNVLQMECLETKMTDLPLEEPVLFNTSLHRDHREQFHVFMKPSQCIDFSGECNLQITCDTLLLWDIQNPGLKITSWPLRSLRRYGRGQNWFTFEAGRMCDTGEGLFTFQTPEGERLYHRVNEAVLATVEQEDWLCCDKRKTGTERRTRESTIPWSLC from the exons ATGGATTTGTATTTTAATGACATTGTTAAACAGGGATATGTGTATTTTCGCAGCAAGCATTTATGG ATCTATCGGAGGTTCTGGCTTGTTCTAAGAAGAGACTCCAGTAAAGGACCCAAGAGATTGGAGAGGTTCTCAAGTGAACAGGCGGCTAACTGCCAATGTCACCACAAA GTGACAGAcctcacaaaaataagaaatgtTACCAGACCCCCACGGGATAAAAAGAAACACGCTGTGGTTCTGACGTTCAATGATGACTCACCAAAGGCGTTTGCATGTGATTCAG AGTTGGACGCCAAAGAATGGTGCAATGTGCTACAAATGGAATGTCTGGAGACTAAAATGACTGACCTGCCCTTGGAGGAGCCAGTCCTATTTAACACGAGCCTACATCGAGATCACAGAG AGCAGTTCCACGTGTTCATGAAGCCATCACAGTGTATAGATTTCAGTGGGGAATGTAATCTACAGATCACTTGTGACACTCTCTTGCTGTGGGACATCCAGAACCCTGGTCTCAAAATCACATCCTGGCCACTGCGGTCACTTCGGCGTTACGGTCGGGGTCAAAACTGGTTCACATTTGAAGCTGGGAG GATGTGTGACACTGGAGAGGGACTCTTCACCTTTCAGACACCAGAGGGAGAACGGCTCTATCATAGAGTGAATGAGGCGGTGTTAGCCACTGTGGAGCAAGAGGACTGGCTATGCTGT GATAAGAGGAAGACAGGCACGGAGAGGAGAACCAGAGAGTCTACAATACCTTGGTCTCTGTGCTGA
- the LOC109891656 gene encoding docking protein 5-like isoform X2 — protein MIKREQRDFCVPVSPKHECLMIYRRFWLVLRRDSSKGPKRLERFSSEQAANCQCHHKVTDLTKIRNVTRPPRDKKKHAVVLTFNDDSPKAFACDSELDAKEWCNVLQMECLETKMTDLPLEEPVLFNTSLHRDHREQFHVFMKPSQCIDFSGECNLQITCDTLLLWDIQNPGLKITSWPLRSLRRYGRGQNWFTFEAGRMCDTGEGLFTFQTPEGERLYHRVNEAVLATVEQEDWLCCDKRKTGTERRTRESTIPWSLC, from the exons ATGATAAAGAGAGAGCAAAGGGACTTCTGTGTGCCAGTTTCTCCCAAGCATGAGTGTCTGATG ATCTATCGGAGGTTCTGGCTTGTTCTAAGAAGAGACTCCAGTAAAGGACCCAAGAGATTGGAGAGGTTCTCAAGTGAACAGGCGGCTAACTGCCAATGTCACCACAAA GTGACAGAcctcacaaaaataagaaatgtTACCAGACCCCCACGGGATAAAAAGAAACACGCTGTGGTTCTGACGTTCAATGATGACTCACCAAAGGCGTTTGCATGTGATTCAG AGTTGGACGCCAAAGAATGGTGCAATGTGCTACAAATGGAATGTCTGGAGACTAAAATGACTGACCTGCCCTTGGAGGAGCCAGTCCTATTTAACACGAGCCTACATCGAGATCACAGAG AGCAGTTCCACGTGTTCATGAAGCCATCACAGTGTATAGATTTCAGTGGGGAATGTAATCTACAGATCACTTGTGACACTCTCTTGCTGTGGGACATCCAGAACCCTGGTCTCAAAATCACATCCTGGCCACTGCGGTCACTTCGGCGTTACGGTCGGGGTCAAAACTGGTTCACATTTGAAGCTGGGAG GATGTGTGACACTGGAGAGGGACTCTTCACCTTTCAGACACCAGAGGGAGAACGGCTCTATCATAGAGTGAATGAGGCGGTGTTAGCCACTGTGGAGCAAGAGGACTGGCTATGCTGT GATAAGAGGAAGACAGGCACGGAGAGGAGAACCAGAGAGTCTACAATACCTTGGTCTCTGTGCTGA